The following coding sequences are from one Roseburia hominis A2-183 window:
- the atpA gene encoding F0F1 ATP synthase subunit alpha, protein MNLKPEEISSVIKEQIKRYAAQLEVADVGTVIQVADGIARIHGLDNAMQGELLEFPGEVYGMVLNLEEDNVGAVLLGSQKNINEGDTVKTTGRVVEVPVGDAMLGRVVNALGQPIDGKGPIQTSKYRQIERVASGVISRKSVDTPLQTGIKAIDSMVPIGRGQRELIIGDRQTGKTAIALDTIINQKGQNVKCIYVAIGQKASTVASIVKTLEEFGAMSYTTIVASTASELAPLQYIAPYAGCAIGEEWMENGQDVLVVYDDLSKHAAAYRTLSLLLKRPPGREAYPGDVFYLHSRLLERAARLSDKLGGGSLTALPIIETQAGDVSAYIPTNVISITDGQIYLETEMFNAGFRPAINAGLSVSRVGGSAQIKAMKKIAAPIRTELAQYRELAAFAQFGSELDADTTEKLTQGERIKEILKQPQYQPMPVEKQVMIIYAATNKYLMDIPVADILPFEKALFEYVDTKYPEVPEAIRTEKVISEETEAKLIKAITECKAEFTK, encoded by the coding sequence ATGAATTTAAAACCAGAAGAAATAAGTTCCGTCATCAAAGAACAGATCAAACGGTATGCAGCGCAGTTGGAAGTAGCTGACGTTGGCACCGTAATTCAGGTGGCTGATGGAATCGCACGTATTCACGGTCTTGACAATGCAATGCAGGGAGAACTTTTGGAGTTCCCGGGCGAAGTATACGGAATGGTATTGAACCTCGAGGAGGACAATGTGGGTGCCGTACTTCTCGGTTCCCAGAAGAACATCAACGAGGGAGATACGGTAAAGACAACGGGGCGTGTGGTTGAGGTCCCGGTTGGCGATGCCATGTTAGGCCGTGTCGTAAATGCATTGGGACAGCCGATTGACGGCAAAGGACCGATTCAGACATCGAAATATCGTCAGATCGAACGTGTGGCATCGGGAGTTATCTCCAGAAAATCCGTAGACACACCGTTACAGACCGGTATCAAGGCAATCGATTCCATGGTTCCGATCGGAAGAGGACAGCGAGAGCTGATCATCGGAGACCGTCAGACCGGAAAGACAGCAATCGCGCTCGATACCATCATCAATCAGAAGGGACAGAACGTAAAGTGTATCTATGTTGCCATTGGACAGAAGGCATCAACAGTTGCATCGATCGTTAAGACCCTCGAAGAATTCGGCGCTATGTCTTACACGACCATCGTTGCATCGACGGCGAGTGAGCTTGCACCGTTACAGTATATTGCACCGTACGCCGGATGTGCGATCGGTGAGGAATGGATGGAGAACGGACAGGATGTTCTCGTTGTGTACGATGATTTAAGTAAGCACGCAGCGGCATACCGTACACTCTCCTTGCTCCTCAAGAGACCACCAGGACGTGAGGCATATCCGGGAGATGTCTTCTACTTACACTCAAGACTTCTTGAGCGTGCAGCAAGACTTTCCGATAAGCTGGGCGGCGGTTCCCTGACCGCGCTTCCGATTATCGAGACGCAGGCGGGCGATGTATCTGCCTATATCCCGACCAACGTGATCTCCATCACGGACGGTCAGATCTATCTTGAGACAGAGATGTTTAACGCAGGTTTCCGGCCGGCTATCAACGCAGGTCTTTCCGTTTCACGAGTAGGCGGTTCTGCGCAGATCAAGGCAATGAAGAAGATCGCGGCGCCGATCCGTACCGAGCTGGCACAGTACAGAGAGCTTGCAGCTTTCGCACAGTTCGGTTCCGAGCTGGATGCGGATACGACGGAGAAGCTGACGCAGGGCGAGCGCATCAAGGAGATCTTAAAGCAGCCGCAGTATCAGCCGATGCCGGTTGAGAAGCAGGTTATGATTATCTACGCGGCAACCAACAAATATCTGATGGATATTCCGGTTGCGGACATCCTTCCGTTTGAGAAGGCACTGTTCGAGTATGTGGATACGAAATATCCGGAGGTTCCGGAAGCAATCCGCACTGAGAAGGTAATCAGCGAAGAGACAGAAGCGAAGCTCATAAAGGCAATCACAGAGTGCAAGGCAGAGTTCACAAAGTAG
- the atpH gene encoding ATP synthase F1 subunit delta, which yields MAKLVSKVYGDALFEVAVESGRLDEIWEQTRAMQTALEENPELFALMRHPKIVKEEKVKIIESIFTDEVCAELVGLLRMIVEKDHFAQIGKVLAYFDDQVKEYKSIGTAYVTTAMELSDAQKAAVVKRLLETTKYVTFEMHYEVDSAIIGGMMIRIGDRVVDSTVRTKLYDLTRELSKIQLKAGECAP from the coding sequence ATGGCAAAGCTAGTATCAAAGGTATACGGTGATGCACTGTTCGAGGTCGCAGTGGAGAGCGGCAGGCTGGATGAGATCTGGGAGCAGACCAGAGCCATGCAGACCGCGCTGGAGGAAAATCCGGAGCTTTTCGCGCTGATGCGTCACCCGAAGATCGTAAAAGAAGAAAAAGTAAAGATCATCGAATCGATTTTTACCGACGAGGTGTGTGCAGAACTGGTGGGACTTTTGCGCATGATTGTGGAAAAGGATCATTTTGCACAGATCGGGAAGGTTTTGGCGTATTTTGATGATCAGGTCAAAGAATATAAGAGTATCGGGACTGCATATGTGACGACTGCAATGGAATTATCGGATGCGCAGAAGGCAGCAGTGGTGAAACGCTTATTAGAGACCACAAAGTATGTAACATTTGAAATGCATTATGAAGTGGATTCCGCGATCATAGGCGGAATGATGATTCGCATTGGCGATCGTGTCGTTGACTCAACGGTCAGGACAAAGTTGTACGATCTGACGCGCGAATTATCCAAAATACAGTTGAAAGCAGGTGAATGCGCTCCATGA
- the atpF gene encoding F0F1 ATP synthase subunit B has translation MTRLFNLDFQLLHDVVLMAIAVFFLFMMMSKLLFNPVRKMLADRREKIAGELSDAANDKKDAAALKADYEARLKNIDKEAEQILSEARQKAQKNAARIESEAKEEAARIIQRANEEAELSKKRAMDDVKQEMITVASMMAAKVVAANIDASVQDALVEETLKEMGDSTWQS, from the coding sequence ATGACCAGACTCTTTAATCTGGATTTCCAGCTGCTCCACGATGTCGTGCTCATGGCGATTGCGGTATTTTTCCTGTTCATGATGATGTCGAAGCTGCTGTTTAATCCTGTCAGAAAGATGCTTGCCGACAGACGGGAAAAGATTGCCGGAGAGTTGTCGGATGCCGCGAATGACAAAAAAGACGCAGCGGCGTTGAAGGCGGATTATGAAGCCAGATTGAAGAACATCGACAAAGAAGCTGAACAGATTTTAAGTGAGGCCAGACAGAAGGCGCAGAAGAATGCAGCGCGTATCGAGTCCGAAGCGAAGGAAGAGGCTGCCCGCATTATCCAGAGAGCGAACGAGGAAGCAGAGCTTTCCAAGAAGCGTGCGATGGATGATGTCAAACAGGAGATGATCACGGTTGCATCCATGATGGCTGCAAAAGTGGTTGCGGCAAATATCGATGCGTCGGTACAGGATGCGCTTGTGGAAGAGACATTAAAGGAAATGGGTGATTCGACATGGCAAAGCTAG
- the atpE gene encoding ATP synthase F0 subunit C gives MNITGEDLILACSAIGAGLAVIAGIGPGIGQGIAAGHAAAAVGRNPGAKGDIMSTMLLGQAVAETTGLYGLLIAMLLLFVKPLV, from the coding sequence ATGAATATCACAGGAGAAGATTTAATTTTAGCATGCTCAGCAATCGGTGCAGGTCTGGCGGTTATCGCCGGTATCGGACCTGGTATTGGACAGGGTATCGCAGCAGGACATGCAGCTGCAGCAGTAGGAAGAAACCCGGGTGCAAAGGGTGACATCATGTCTACCATGTTACTTGGCCAGGCGGTTGCAGAGACGACAGGTCTCTATGGTCTTTTGATCGCAATGCTCCTGCTTTTCGTAAAACCGTTGGTATAG